The following coding sequences lie in one Myxococcales bacterium genomic window:
- a CDS encoding fibro-slime domain-containing protein encodes MRFLKPIFAGVLLVSCALNGREKGDASLDGGDANDFDARIPENDGGDECEGLFAVVYRDFKTEHPDFEGAVASERGIVLPALGADKKPVFNEAGSFQTVESRVTFDQWYRDVAGTNTAIDAQLRLTKEAGGWVYDSHAFFPIDEHGFGNETNPHNFHFTMELHSSFSYGGGEVFTFRGDDDLFLFINGKLAIDVGGVHGAEEATADMDALASQLGIAVGNTYSFDLFFAERHTDQSNFRIETSISCFTGPFIF; translated from the coding sequence ATGCGGTTCTTGAAACCGATTTTCGCAGGCGTGTTGTTGGTGAGCTGCGCCCTGAACGGGCGTGAAAAGGGGGATGCCTCTCTCGATGGCGGCGACGCAAACGATTTCGACGCTCGCATCCCGGAAAATGACGGTGGGGACGAATGTGAAGGCCTGTTTGCCGTTGTGTACCGCGACTTTAAGACGGAGCATCCTGACTTCGAGGGCGCAGTTGCATCGGAGCGGGGCATTGTTCTGCCTGCACTCGGCGCCGACAAGAAGCCAGTGTTCAACGAGGCTGGATCTTTTCAGACCGTCGAAAGCCGCGTGACGTTCGATCAATGGTATCGCGATGTAGCAGGCACTAATACAGCGATCGATGCTCAACTCCGGTTGACCAAAGAGGCCGGGGGCTGGGTCTACGATAGCCATGCTTTTTTTCCGATCGACGAACACGGGTTTGGCAATGAAACCAATCCTCACAACTTTCATTTTACGATGGAACTCCACTCGTCGTTTAGCTATGGCGGCGGCGAAGTGTTTACTTTTCGCGGCGATGACGACTTGTTTTTGTTTATCAACGGCAAGCTTGCCATCGATGTGGGTGGCGTACATGGCGCCGAGGAAGCCACAGCTGATATGGACGCGCTGGCATCTCAGCTCGGCATCGCAGTCGGAAATACCTACTCTTTCGATTTATTTTTTGCGGAGCGCCACACCGACCAATCTAACTTCAGGATAGAAACGAGCATCAGCTGCTTCACTGGGCCCTTTATCTTTTGA
- a CDS encoding arginine N-succinyltransferase: MFHIRAALPSDQEGLLELSQFLNSVNLPHDAETIAELLALSEQSFSERLGNPRKQEYLFVICENVTGRVVGTSMVIGQLGRRDAPYIYFDVDREERYSETLDRHFIHRMLTVRYSFNGPTEIGGLVVHPDYRRHPYRIGMLISYVRFLWIAMHRQLVQDEILAELMPPLCEDGSSYLWEAVGRRFTDLSYREADRLSKRNKEFIRNLFPRAGLYATLLSQEAQNVIGKVGPQTQGVEHLLRRIGFTYADRIDPFDGGPHFVAPTDKITLVRISKPLRLIGDRGSAHQQRALIGADHVGAPYFTAVASPCTLHSEDPLIAVPPEVAKQLQVEAGSNVWAMPLM; encoded by the coding sequence ATGTTTCACATCCGTGCTGCACTGCCGTCGGATCAGGAAGGGCTGCTCGAACTCAGTCAGTTCCTCAATTCGGTCAACCTGCCCCACGACGCCGAGACAATCGCAGAATTGCTCGCACTTTCCGAGCAGTCGTTCAGTGAGCGACTAGGGAACCCCCGCAAGCAGGAATATCTGTTTGTGATTTGTGAGAACGTAACCGGTCGTGTGGTTGGCACGTCCATGGTGATCGGCCAGCTTGGACGAAGAGATGCCCCCTACATCTACTTCGATGTCGATCGGGAAGAGCGCTACAGTGAAACACTGGATAGACACTTCATCCACCGGATGCTCACGGTACGGTACTCCTTCAATGGCCCCACCGAGATTGGCGGCCTGGTGGTGCATCCCGACTACCGGCGGCACCCCTACCGAATTGGCATGCTGATCTCGTATGTACGGTTTTTATGGATCGCCATGCATCGTCAATTGGTGCAAGACGAGATATTGGCGGAGCTGATGCCGCCCCTATGTGAAGATGGCTCAAGCTATCTTTGGGAGGCTGTAGGGCGACGTTTTACCGATCTTAGTTACCGCGAGGCCGACCGACTCTCAAAACGCAATAAAGAGTTCATTCGGAACCTATTCCCTCGTGCCGGCCTTTATGCAACGCTTCTTTCGCAAGAGGCACAAAACGTGATTGGCAAGGTAGGACCGCAAACGCAAGGCGTGGAACATCTGCTTCGCCGCATCGGCTTTACGTATGCTGACCGCATTGATCCTTTCGACGGCGGTCCACACTTCGTAGCCCCGACCGATAAAATCACGCTGGTGCGAATCTCCAAGCCGCTGAGGTTGATTGGAGACCGGGGCTCCGCACATCAACAGCGTGCCTTAATCGGGGCAGATCACGTCGGCGCCCCTTATTTCACCGCGGTGGCATCGCCTTGCACCCTTCATTCCGAAGATCCCCTGATTGCCGTGCCTCCAGAAGTCGCCAAACAGCTTCAAGTCGAAGCCGGAAGCAATGTGTGGGCCATGCCCTTGATGTAA
- a CDS encoding glycosyltransferase family 4 protein, protein MRIILTVNFSPWSSYCGGGQQSTHLLATALAEQDQRVTVVYTKPIWENVIVPDALPYKVIWAPFVGLRSRANAPLRPLNAVTVARTIQTLFNEDNYDVIHCQGEEGALLPRLRKNLPPFRFIATPRYPSYPKRLLESSSGVAARVGRWWVPPKFIALGATLRGADCCCPTSQVSAEAIELAYGIPAAAQRVVPNGVAPVYLSSTRSADAHRGPILFYGRIELKKGIDVFIEALANLGRDAPPAIVIGRGQAEPWAHQRVQELGIAERVHFLGWQQPAAIAKHLAKASIAVLPSREESFGNAIVEAMVAGTPLITTFYGSIPEVVGASPVTRVDADAQQIANAIRHKLETPDLAEEHATITRKYARERYSWSATARIFTEIYSEKSPTL, encoded by the coding sequence GTGCGCATAATACTCACCGTTAACTTCTCTCCTTGGTCGAGCTATTGCGGCGGAGGCCAACAATCGACCCATTTACTAGCCACTGCTCTCGCTGAGCAAGACCAACGAGTCACAGTCGTTTACACTAAACCTATTTGGGAGAATGTTATCGTTCCTGACGCCCTGCCTTATAAGGTAATTTGGGCGCCCTTTGTGGGGTTGCGCAGCCGTGCAAACGCCCCGTTGCGGCCTTTGAACGCCGTCACTGTGGCGCGGACAATTCAAACACTCTTCAATGAAGACAACTATGACGTCATTCACTGTCAAGGCGAGGAAGGTGCGCTCTTGCCAAGACTACGGAAAAACCTACCTCCGTTTCGCTTTATTGCAACGCCGAGGTATCCCTCGTATCCCAAACGACTGCTGGAGAGCTCAAGCGGCGTAGCGGCTCGCGTCGGGCGGTGGTGGGTGCCACCTAAGTTTATTGCACTCGGCGCAACACTGCGGGGCGCTGATTGCTGTTGCCCAACTAGTCAGGTGAGTGCCGAAGCAATAGAGCTTGCATACGGCATTCCCGCAGCGGCTCAGCGAGTGGTGCCCAATGGTGTTGCGCCCGTGTATTTGAGCAGCACCCGTTCAGCAGACGCCCACCGCGGACCTATATTGTTCTACGGACGCATAGAACTTAAAAAAGGCATCGATGTGTTTATCGAGGCACTGGCCAATCTCGGCAGGGATGCGCCACCCGCAATAGTTATTGGACGCGGCCAAGCAGAACCCTGGGCACACCAGCGCGTGCAGGAGCTCGGCATAGCCGAGCGCGTGCATTTTCTAGGTTGGCAACAGCCGGCTGCTATTGCCAAACATCTAGCAAAAGCAAGTATCGCCGTCCTGCCTTCACGCGAGGAAAGTTTTGGCAACGCTATCGTTGAAGCCATGGTGGCTGGCACTCCCCTCATAACTACATTTTACGGCTCCATACCGGAAGTGGTTGGCGCGTCACCAGTGACCAGAGTGGATGCAGATGCTCAACAAATTGCTAATGCGATCAGGCACAAACTTGAAACCCCAGACTTAGCAGAAGAACACGCCACGATTACGAGAAAATACGCACGTGAACGCTATTCGTGGAGCGCCACGGCCCGCATCTTTACAGAGATCTATAGTGAAAAAAGCCCAACTTTGTAG
- a CDS encoding lipopolysaccharide biosynthesis protein, protein MAEAKDQTHGSLLDGIGWTALTQMTATAAMTASSIVAARVIPVKDFGLMGVAMLALQTLEALTQSGFDQAAVQRKEISRSLLNTVWTANVLRGGGIFVVLALCAPLVSLFFRQPQITAVIVALSSTAAIRGFAHTHTVRWMRTFHFSNLFWLQTGEALVRAAVLVFCALWLRNIWALVIATIAGAAAYVSLSHFICRETLAFQWSTVEAKSLFSYGKWVTAVSIISLLMNQADNFFVARVLSLQALGYYQLAFTFAMLPISHITRVVGRVTLPGYARVLSNPSQLGEMYFNVSAAVMLLVLSLSAYLFFFAPYIIEYIVGSRWEPMLHPLRILILAGVLRSWIAIGGGLFCGIGRPDLDFRMNLWRAVALVVLGWPAVYFFQLRGISWAVVTSMLTCLPVLVHGLSSAISERTYKASRAFTVNLVCSALLGLALWAAATVLDLTLTGLIVVGALVPLVWLLALLILQRFSNIKPLQAMFDLRQPLASPTAGG, encoded by the coding sequence ATGGCTGAAGCAAAAGATCAGACCCACGGGTCTTTGTTAGATGGAATAGGTTGGACTGCTCTAACGCAAATGACGGCGACTGCTGCGATGACCGCAAGCAGTATTGTTGCTGCACGCGTTATTCCAGTTAAAGATTTTGGGCTAATGGGGGTTGCAATGTTGGCATTGCAAACATTGGAGGCCCTGACTCAATCGGGATTTGATCAGGCCGCTGTACAGCGTAAGGAGATCTCAAGGAGCCTCCTAAACACGGTCTGGACCGCTAATGTCTTACGCGGCGGAGGTATTTTTGTTGTTTTGGCGTTGTGTGCACCGTTAGTTAGCTTGTTTTTTAGGCAGCCTCAAATCACGGCAGTTATCGTCGCACTTAGTAGCACTGCAGCCATCCGCGGATTTGCGCATACTCATACAGTAAGATGGATGCGGACCTTTCACTTTAGCAACCTATTTTGGCTTCAAACCGGCGAAGCCCTTGTTCGAGCTGCAGTTCTAGTATTCTGCGCGCTATGGCTACGCAATATTTGGGCACTAGTGATCGCTACAATAGCGGGCGCGGCCGCATACGTCTCGCTGTCCCATTTTATCTGTCGTGAGACCTTAGCATTTCAGTGGAGCACCGTCGAAGCTAAGAGCTTGTTCTCCTACGGCAAGTGGGTTACCGCCGTATCCATTATTTCTTTGCTTATGAACCAAGCAGACAATTTTTTCGTGGCCAGAGTACTTAGTTTGCAGGCATTGGGATATTATCAATTGGCGTTCACTTTCGCGATGCTACCAATCAGCCACATCACGAGGGTGGTTGGGCGAGTGACCTTGCCCGGTTACGCGCGAGTTCTGTCGAACCCTTCCCAGTTAGGCGAGATGTACTTCAACGTATCGGCCGCAGTTATGTTGTTAGTGCTATCCCTAAGCGCCTATCTTTTCTTTTTTGCTCCCTACATCATTGAGTACATAGTAGGTTCTCGCTGGGAGCCAATGCTGCATCCGCTTCGTATCCTCATTTTAGCGGGTGTGCTTCGATCATGGATCGCTATAGGTGGTGGTCTATTTTGTGGGATTGGCCGCCCGGATTTAGATTTCAGAATGAACCTATGGCGCGCGGTAGCTCTCGTTGTCCTTGGCTGGCCGGCTGTTTATTTTTTTCAATTGCGAGGAATAAGTTGGGCAGTGGTAACTTCGATGCTGACCTGTTTACCCGTGCTGGTTCACGGCCTCAGCAGCGCTATTTCGGAGCGCACTTATAAAGCTTCGCGAGCGTTTACTGTTAACTTAGTGTGTTCCGCTTTACTAGGATTAGCATTGTGGGCGGCGGCAACCGTGCTTGACCTTACGCTCACCGGGCTGATAGTGGTTGGTGCTTTAGTACCTTTGGTATGGTTGCTTGCCCTGCTTATCTTGCAGCGATTTAGTAATATTAAGCCTCTTCAAGCAATGTTTGATCTGCGCCAACCTTTAGCCTCTCCCACAGCAGGAGGGTAG
- the wecB gene encoding UDP-N-acetylglucosamine 2-epimerase (non-hydrolyzing): MRRVAVVVGTRPEAIKMAPVIRVLEHEPTIKPIVIATAQHRDMLDQVLKLFKIAPDYDLNVMLPNQTLGELSGRLIEGMSTVLTKCHADYVLVHGDTTTTFSAALASYYQKIPVGHVEAGLRTHRFYEPFPEEKNRQLTAVVTTLHFAPTLRAKENLLAEGVVENNIVVTGNTAVDAAQLMSHQLDTTFTMMERDLGADMGVRSHEILDQVSRKQQLVLVTVHRRESFDAGILEICAALETLARAYLQALFVLPVHRNPNVYGPIHAKLGQVPNIVLTEPLSYASLIYLLKHASLVMTDSGGIQEEAPSFGVPVLVLRAVTERPEAVEAGLARVAGTARASIVSEGHSILDGSAEWFRVKQANPYGDGKAAERIIDRLLRELLSL; this comes from the coding sequence ATGCGTAGAGTCGCTGTTGTTGTAGGAACTCGACCGGAAGCCATCAAAATGGCTCCCGTGATTAGGGTTTTAGAGCACGAGCCCACCATAAAGCCCATAGTGATTGCCACAGCGCAGCATCGCGACATGCTCGATCAGGTATTGAAGCTTTTCAAAATTGCGCCCGATTACGATCTCAATGTCATGTTGCCCAACCAAACCTTGGGCGAGCTAAGCGGACGCTTGATAGAAGGCATGTCGACGGTTTTAACGAAATGCCATGCCGATTATGTGCTGGTGCATGGCGATACAACCACCACCTTTTCAGCGGCCCTCGCCAGCTACTATCAAAAGATTCCCGTCGGACATGTGGAAGCTGGGCTGCGCACGCATCGGTTTTACGAGCCTTTTCCCGAAGAGAAAAACCGTCAACTAACGGCGGTGGTTACAACATTACATTTTGCGCCGACGTTGCGAGCGAAAGAGAACTTGCTCGCCGAGGGTGTTGTCGAGAATAATATTGTTGTGACCGGTAACACAGCGGTGGATGCGGCACAGTTGATGAGCCATCAGTTGGATACCACCTTTACGATGATGGAACGCGATCTTGGTGCCGATATGGGCGTTAGAAGTCATGAGATTCTCGATCAGGTGTCAAGAAAGCAGCAGTTGGTTTTGGTAACGGTACATCGCCGTGAAAGTTTCGATGCGGGTATCCTTGAAATATGTGCGGCTCTTGAAACCCTGGCACGCGCCTATTTGCAGGCGCTCTTCGTGCTTCCTGTCCATAGAAATCCCAACGTGTATGGGCCAATCCATGCGAAGCTTGGACAGGTGCCCAACATAGTGCTTACCGAGCCGCTTAGTTATGCAAGCCTTATCTATCTCCTCAAACACGCAAGTTTAGTCATGACTGACAGCGGGGGCATACAGGAAGAAGCGCCGTCATTTGGTGTCCCCGTTTTAGTTCTGCGCGCTGTCACTGAAAGGCCCGAGGCTGTGGAGGCTGGGTTGGCTCGGGTCGCGGGCACAGCCCGCGCAAGTATTGTGAGCGAGGGGCATTCGATACTTGACGGCTCGGCAGAGTGGTTCCGCGTTAAGCAAGCAAATCCCTATGGCGATGGTAAGGCCGCAGAGCGAATCATTGACCGCCTGCTTCGCGAGCTATTGTCCCTGTAG
- a CDS encoding glycosyltransferase family 4 protein, with product MRILMVSDDYLPNAGGIATHVHELSRELVESGHEVDLIVGHNNIYPHVPPDTLPPGMRVLLCRGFSWSWPGYIQTAWQTFHAIKRAQQSTRYDLCHWHSLIWESFAVRWGANELPRVFTNHSSGFLRRSQIPWRRKFQLPTILNCADAIITPSRELMEETVSLGYPSKKVHYISNGVDTAQFCPRTPNPELLQKYDIEPDSFVVIAPRRLVYKNGIDILVRACAKVAPAIPTLRVLLVGDGSERPDLQRLTEQTGVSNHIKFCGNQSRADVLEHLRLAQVAVLPSRAEAVSIAGLEAMAVGLPVIGSNVGGIPEFVQPNHTGWLFASESVDELARTLLQAAALSRTDLQTIGYRARAFVSKNFSWRSVATQTLAVYTQTLSAPSYTNTTGTIAREAGGQ from the coding sequence ATGCGCATTTTGATGGTGAGTGATGATTACCTTCCCAATGCAGGCGGCATCGCAACGCACGTGCATGAGCTTAGCCGGGAACTTGTCGAATCCGGACATGAAGTCGATCTGATTGTGGGGCATAATAACATCTACCCCCATGTGCCGCCTGACACTTTGCCGCCAGGCATGCGAGTTTTACTGTGCCGCGGATTTTCTTGGAGCTGGCCAGGGTACATTCAAACCGCGTGGCAAACTTTTCACGCGATAAAACGCGCTCAGCAATCCACTCGATATGATCTGTGTCACTGGCACAGCCTGATCTGGGAAAGCTTTGCTGTCCGTTGGGGCGCGAATGAGCTTCCCCGCGTGTTCACCAACCATTCATCGGGATTTTTGAGGCGTTCACAAATCCCGTGGCGCAGAAAGTTCCAACTCCCGACCATTCTTAATTGCGCAGATGCTATCATCACTCCCTCGCGCGAGCTCATGGAAGAGACCGTCTCTTTGGGCTATCCATCCAAGAAGGTACATTACATAAGTAATGGTGTGGATACAGCACAGTTCTGTCCCCGCACGCCTAACCCAGAGCTGCTTCAAAAATATGACATCGAGCCCGACAGTTTTGTTGTTATCGCGCCCCGCCGGTTAGTGTACAAAAATGGCATCGACATTTTAGTTCGAGCCTGTGCGAAGGTTGCTCCTGCCATTCCAACACTGCGTGTACTTCTTGTAGGAGATGGCTCTGAACGCCCCGACCTTCAACGCCTCACTGAACAAACGGGAGTATCTAACCACATCAAGTTTTGTGGCAACCAATCACGAGCAGATGTCCTAGAGCATTTACGTTTAGCGCAAGTGGCTGTGCTTCCATCGCGCGCCGAAGCTGTATCGATTGCTGGCCTTGAAGCTATGGCCGTAGGTCTGCCCGTCATCGGCAGCAACGTGGGCGGAATTCCAGAGTTTGTACAGCCCAATCATACCGGCTGGCTATTTGCATCAGAATCCGTCGATGAGCTCGCACGGACGCTATTACAAGCGGCTGCTTTGTCGAGGACCGATCTCCAAACGATAGGCTACCGCGCGCGGGCCTTTGTCAGCAAAAACTTTTCGTGGCGTTCTGTCGCCACACAAACGCTTGCGGTGTACACTCAGACGCTCTCCGCGCCCTCATATACAAACACTACAGGGACAATAGCTCGCGAAGCAGGCGGTCAATGA
- a CDS encoding glycosyltransferase, producing MVKIAMIVSNHYDPDPRVHKEAKTLVNAGYDVTVYAFDRQHMKAPGQETVDGVKIARIRTQRVAYGATLGTLVALRTFKKKVKQRLIRNPPSVVHCHDQDTCSVGLWWQRKSASYLNGNRGKFVFDAHDLYWTYLTQQRQHSRTSQMASGVLRAYDRFFASKADLLITTSEAMGRHPGFAETYREWGCKPVVVWNAPFKPRTIPPLPERFTIGYVGTVRYFEMFEWLIKAIERLDPTERPDVLLAGHGVVQSKVAEYIAAAAERLQFKFTATGAFRLDELSALISKTSMQYCVYPDTSENIRGSMSVKLLDSVAHGRRVIGNMDCLMGDWINSNHWGWTVKSGDIGAIRSALSEGFYLTTESRHVSLTAPPYWSDQEESLLAAYQHRVLPKPSSA from the coding sequence GTGGTTAAGATAGCAATGATTGTTTCCAATCATTACGATCCCGATCCTCGAGTCCACAAAGAGGCGAAAACACTCGTTAACGCTGGTTACGATGTCACCGTCTATGCGTTTGACCGCCAGCATATGAAGGCCCCGGGACAAGAAACAGTGGATGGTGTCAAGATAGCACGCATACGCACACAACGCGTTGCCTACGGCGCAACATTGGGTACTCTTGTAGCACTGCGGACTTTCAAGAAAAAGGTCAAGCAACGATTGATCCGAAACCCACCTTCTGTGGTGCATTGCCATGACCAGGATACGTGTTCAGTCGGGTTATGGTGGCAGCGAAAGTCCGCGTCATATCTGAATGGCAATCGTGGTAAGTTTGTATTCGATGCACATGACTTATACTGGACATACCTAACCCAGCAACGCCAACACTCAAGGACTTCTCAGATGGCCAGCGGGGTCTTGCGTGCCTACGATCGCTTTTTTGCAAGCAAGGCGGATCTTCTTATAACCACGAGTGAGGCAATGGGACGTCATCCTGGCTTTGCTGAAACATACCGAGAATGGGGTTGCAAGCCGGTGGTTGTTTGGAACGCGCCGTTTAAGCCACGTACGATTCCTCCGCTTCCTGAACGATTCACAATTGGTTATGTGGGCACCGTTCGCTATTTCGAAATGTTTGAATGGTTAATCAAAGCGATCGAACGGCTAGATCCGACTGAGCGTCCCGATGTTCTTTTGGCAGGTCACGGTGTTGTCCAGTCGAAGGTCGCTGAATATATTGCAGCTGCCGCTGAGCGACTGCAGTTTAAATTCACCGCAACAGGAGCTTTCCGTTTGGACGAACTTTCAGCTCTTATCAGCAAAACCTCAATGCAATATTGCGTCTATCCGGATACGAGCGAAAACATTCGGGGTAGCATGTCTGTTAAGCTTTTGGATTCTGTGGCGCATGGACGAAGAGTGATTGGGAATATGGATTGCCTCATGGGAGATTGGATCAATTCAAACCACTGGGGATGGACGGTAAAGTCTGGTGACATCGGGGCCATACGCAGTGCGCTTAGCGAGGGATTTTATCTAACAACAGAATCTCGTCATGTCAGTCTAACTGCACCACCTTATTGGTCGGACCAGGAAGAATCGCTTTTGGCTGCCTATCAGCATCGAGTTTTGCCCAAACCTTCTTCTGCATGA